A window of the Lactuca sativa cultivar Salinas chromosome 5, Lsat_Salinas_v11, whole genome shotgun sequence genome harbors these coding sequences:
- the LOC111908260 gene encoding LOW QUALITY PROTEIN: putative dehydration-responsive element-binding protein 2H (The sequence of the model RefSeq protein was modified relative to this genomic sequence to represent the inferred CDS: inserted 3 bases in 2 codons): protein MVHSTQVSSSMESSRKKKSRTRHEGPKGVAETLAKWKEYNKKIDKLDEKAKPTRKVPAKGSKKGRMKGKRGPENSRCNFRGVKQRTWGKWVAEIRESNRGSRLWLGTFGSAVEAAIAYEVAQVMYGPRARLNLPNCRTMSEYYSESMVVPNDASSCDSTTXCSHSEDSXNGSGSQMVKDDCESNSNEFGNLPLMTTVKQEVEDDQEDYDW from the exons ATGGTTCATTCTACTCAAGTTTCTTCATCAATGGAGTCCTCCAGAAAGAAAAAATCACGAACTAGACATGAAGGCCCAAAAGGGGTAGCAGAAACTCTAGCGAAATGGAAGGAATACAACAAGAAGATCGATAAATTAGATGAAAAAGCTAAACCAACACGTAAAGTTCCTGCAAAAGGATCAAAGAAAGGTCGCATGAAAGGTAAAAGAGGACCTGAGAACTCGAGGTGTAATTTCAGAGGTGTAAAACAACGAACATGGGGTAAATGGGTAGCTGAGATTCGAGAATCCAATAGAGGTAGTCGATTATGGCTTGGAACTTTCGGGTCAGCAGTTGAAGCTGCCATAGCTTATGAAGTTGCCCAAGTCATGTATGGTCCTCGTGCTCGTCTCAATCTGCCAAACTGTCGAACCATGAGCGAGTATTATTCTGAATCAATGGTGGTTCCTAATGATGCTTCAAGTTGCGACTCCACTAC ATGTAGCCATTCTGAAGACT AAAATGGGTCGGGTAGTCAAATGGTCAAAGATGATTGTGAATCGAATAGCAACGAATTTGGTAATCTGCCATTGATGACGACTGTTAAACAAGAAGTTGAAGATGATCAGGAAGATTACGACTGGTAA